The DNA region GAGACGCTGCCCGCCTCCCCGAACGGCCAGGTGCTGCCCTTCCGCCCGGTGACCGGCGAGAGCACGACCGACGTGCAGACCTATTTCACCCCGCTCACCAGCAACGAGCAGCCGGTCACCGCCACCGGCGCCGACGGCACCGGCGAGACCGTCTTCCAGTTGGAGTCCGCGGTCGAGGCCGACTTCATGGGCTGCGGCGACGTCGCGCGGGCCGGCGGGACGCCCGAGCCGTGCTGGCTGGTCGTCGTCCCGCGCGGCGAGCACGAGCCCAACGGCTCCGCGCCGGACGGCGGGCTGCGCACCTCGCCGCTGTCGGCGAGCAACTGGGCCCAGCGGATCGTCTTCCGGCTGGCCTTCGAGCCTATCGGGGTCTACTGCCCGATCGGCCAGAAGGAGCAGGCGACCATCGGCTCCGAGATGGCCAACGAGGCGATCAGCTCCTGGCAGCCGACGCTGTGCACCGAGGACAAGATCACCTTCGGGTACGTCCTGCAGAACGAGGACTACGCGCGCAACCAGGTCCTCACCGGCGGGCAGAACTCCCCGCTGGCCTTCGTCGAGGACCCGATCGTGCCGCCGGACGGCAGCCCGCCGGTGATCCACGCGCCGGTGGCGGTGTCGGGGCTGGTGATCGGCTTCAACATCCAGCAGGCGGGGTCCTCGCGGCAGGTGCCGCGGGTGCGGCTCGACGCCAGGCTGGTGGCGAAGATGCTCACCGAGTCCTACCAGTGCGACCTGCCCGGCCCGAACACCCAGGTCGTCCGCGGCCGGCTGCCGAAGGAGAACGCCCAGGACGTCCCGCGCGACCCCGAATTCATCAAGCTGAACCCGAATCTCGGCTATTTCGAGAACAACACCTGCCGCTACGATCTGCAGGTCCCGCAGGGGCAGTCCGACTACGCCGCGCAACTGTGGCGGTGGCTGCGTTCCGACCCGAAGGCCAAGGCATTTCTTGAGGGCAAGCCCGACGAATGGGGAATGACGATCAACCCCAATTTCCTCGCGCTGCATCCCGGCACCGACGCCCTCAATGAATTCCCCAAGCCCGACCCCACGTCGTGGACCCCGGCCGAGCAGGCCCAGGACCTCAAGATCACCCCGGTCACGATCAATCCCTACGGCCAGGACCTGCACGACGACGCGACCCGGGTCCGCAAGGCGAACAACACCGGTGCCACCACGGTGGACACCAACGTGCTGCCGCCCAAGCTCGCCCAGAGCCCGCAACTGCCCGGCCAGTACTTCACCTTCGGACTGACCGACGCGGCCACCGCGGCCCGCTACCGGCTCGGCACCGCCGAGCTGCAGGGCGCCGACGGCCAGTACGTCGCGCCGACCGCCGCGTCGCTGAGCAAGGCGGTGAGCGCGATGAAGGACGGGGCGGTCCCGGGGGTGCTCGACCAGGACCCCGGCCGCAAGGTCGCGGACGCCTACCCGCTCACCACGGTCACCTACGCCGCCGCCTCCACCGGGCTGCCCAGCACCACCCGCACCGACTTCGCCACCATGATCCGCTACGCGGCCGGCGTCGGCCAGCAGTCCGGCATCGGCAACGGCCTGCTGCCGCCGGGGTACGCCCCGCTGCCGAAGACCCTGCGCGACCAGGCGCTGGCCGCCGCGGCGCGGCTCGTCACCGGGGCGCCGCCCACCGGCGCCGCCACGGCGGGAGCCGACGGCGGGGCGGACGGCGCGGGCGGCGCCCTGACCACGGGCGGCGCCGGCGGCACCGGCTCGCTCGGCGGCGCGACCGGCGGCGGCGCCGGCGGCACGGCAGGCGGCACGGCGGGCGGCGGCTCCGGCGGTACGGCGGGCGGCGCGACGCCGTCGACCTCCGCCACCGCGGCGACCGCGGCCGGCCGCACCGGCGGCCCCGGCGCCTCGCCCCCGGCGCACACCGTCGCGGCGACCGGCGGCGTCACACCCCACCGCGTGCTCGGCGCCGTCCGCTGGGTGCTCCTGGCCGTCCTCGTCGCCGGCGTCGCCGGCGGCCTCGCGGGTCCGCTGCTGATGCGCGCGGGCGCGGCGGGACCCGGCGGCGGCACGCCGTGGCCGTCGCGCCGCACGCGGCGGAGACCGCGGTGACCGGCCGTCGCCCCCGTGCGCCGCGACGCGGACCTACGCGCCCCTTGGAAGGAAATTCGAGGGGATTGCGCAATGCCGATCGTTCACTTTCCCGGGCCGCTCTATTTGGTTGCTGCAACTTGTGCGCGTGGCAGGATGTCTCACGGCCGGTCGACGGACCGAGTCATTCCGGGGAGAAATCCCTGATGCTCCTCGGCGCGGTACATCTGGAAATTCCATCCGCATGAGCACGGAGGAAATAACAGTGAACGTGAAATTCGCCAAGCGGCTCTCGATCGCGGTCGGCGCCGCGGCCATGGGCACCGTCCTGATCACCGGAACCGCCCAGGCCGACCCGCCGTCGGGCCAGTTCCGCGAGCTGGTCGGCGTGGGCTCGGACACCACCCAGGACGTCCTCAACGGCCTCGGGAACGTGATCGTGGACCCGAACGGCTCGCCGAACCACCTGCTGATCGCCTCCTACGACGCGGTCAACCCGTCGACCGGCGTCCCGCACGAGTGCATCGTCGTCCGCTCGGGCCACACCTGCATCACCCGGCCGAACGGTTCCGGCGAGGGCATCGCCGCCCTCAACGCGGACATCGCCGCCAACGCGGGCAACCTGGACTTCGCCCGCTCCTCCAGCGGTGTGACCACGGCCGGCTCGAACCTGACCTGGATCCCGTTCGCCGAGGACGCGGTGACGGCCGCGGTGAAGACCGGCAGCACGCTGCCCGCCAACCTCACCTACTCCGCCACCGCGACCACCAACGCCCAGAAGAGCCTGTACGACCTGAACCGGGTCTACAACTGCCTCGACACCAACGGCAACCCGCTGGCGGCCGGCGTCTTCCCCACCATCAACGGCGTCACCGTGCACCCCCTGGTCCCGCAGCCCGGCTCCGGCACCCGCAAGTTCTGGGCGCAGAAGCTCGGCTTCGACGCCACCACCCTGCCGTCGTGCGTGAGCGACCACGCCAAGGACGGCACCCAGGTGGAGGAGCACGACGGCAGCGGCCTGCAGCGCACCATCGCCGCGGACGGCTCCGAGGACATCACGCCGTTCTCGATCGCGCAGTACATCGCGCAGTCCAACTCCGCCACCACCGGCGTCCGCAACCGCATCAACGGCGCCGTGCTGGAGTCGGTCAACAGCACCGCGCCGACCACCGGCTCCCCGGCGACGCTGAACCCGGCGTTCCCGATCAACCGCCCGGTCTACAACGTCGTCAAGACCAGCCGGCTGACAGAGGCCGACATCAAGCTGGCGTTCGTCAACACCGCCGCCAACCCGCTCACCGACCCCAACACCTCCAAGATCTGCCAGAACGGCGCGACGATCACCAAGTTCGGCTTCGCGCAGCTCCCCGCCGGCAGCTGCGGCACCACCACGCTGACCGGCAACTCCTGACCCGCCCCGGCGAGAGGCCGGCCGGTTCCGGTCCTTCTCGCTGACCCACCACGGCGGACCGCCGTCCGCCGGGCCGGGCGCCCCCCCGCGGGGCGCCCGGCCGCCGCACCACCCGCTGTCCCACCCACTGTTCGACCTGTCAGGGAGTAGAGACACGATGAACCGAAGACTTCACGGCGTGCTCGTCGGCTCGCTGGGGCTGCTCATGAGCGCGGGCGCGGTGCTCGCCGGCACCGGCGGCGCGAGCGCGGCCACCACCACGGCCGGCACCGTCACGCTCACCGCCAGGAGCGCCGGCCTCACCGACGGCTCGCCGTTCACCCAGGTGTCGGTGAACAAGGCGTGCCCGACCGGCTACCAGGACGACCTGAACGTCTTCCTCGTCACGTCCGACGGCGCCGAGTCCGGCATCGCCTTCCACCTGACCGACGGCGGCCCGTTCGCGTCCGCCCCGATCACCGCGTCCGTGCCGGCCGAGTCGACCGACACCACCTACGTCAACTCGATCGCCGACGCGTTCGCCAACGTCGACGCGCCCGTCGTGGACGGCACCTACCCGATCCACGTGGTCTGCGGGAGCGCCGACCCGGCGCACTTCCCCGAGCGCCCCACCTTCACCGGCTTCATCGACGTGACCGGTGACACGTGGAAGGTCGACAGCCGCCCGGCGCCGACCGCCACCAGGATCACGCTGTCCGCGAGCCCGGCCCGGCACGTCCAGGTGGGACAGACCTTCACCCTCAGCGCGGCCGTCAGCCCGGCCGTCCCGGGCACCGTGCAGTTCTCCGCGGACGGCGGCGCGAACCCGATCGGCGGCCCGGTCACCGTCGTGAACGGCGTCGCCTCGGTGACCGTGCCGACCACCACCCGCCCGACGGTCCGCAGTTACGCCGCGGTCTTCGTGCCGGCGAACCAGCTCGCCCACGCCCAGGCCTACGGCGTGTTCGACTACGCCTTCCTCGCGGCGCCGACGATCACCGTCACCGACGCCTCCGGCACGGTCCTGGGCGCCGCCCCGCGCCTCACCGGCGGCCAGCGGATCACGGTCTCCGCGACCGGCTTCCAGCCCACCACCGGCGAGAAGGTGACCGCGGCGATCACCCGCGCGCACGGGCCGCTGCCCGCCGGCCTGCCGTCGGCCACCGCGGACACGGCCGGCTCGGTGACCGGCTACTCGGTCACCCTCCCGTCCTGCCTCACCGCCGGCTCCCACCAGCTCGTCCTGACCGGCCAGGACAGCGGGGTCAAGCTGACGTTCGCCTTCACCACCACGTGACCGTGACGGTCGCGCGGCCGCACCGCCGGCCCGCGCCGACCGGCACGGACGCCCGTACGCCCTGCCACCCGCCAGGTGGCAGGGCCGCACGCGTCACACCGCGGCACCGGTACCACCGACCACATCCCCGAGGGGACGAGGAGACATGACACGACGAACGCACGCGACGCTGCTGAGCGTGCTGGCACTGATCCTGGGCAGCGGCGCCCTGATCCTCACCACCGCGGGGACCGCGAGCGCCGACCTTCCCGGCACGGTGACGCTGACGCCCGGCAGCGGCACGCTCACCGACACCCAGCCCCTGTCCCAGGTGTCGGTGTCGGCCCCGTGCCCCGAGCACTACCAGGACTCGCTGAACGTCCTGGTGGCCATCCCGGACTTCGGGGACTCCCTCATCGCGTTCGGGCTGACCGACGGGGCGCCCTTCGACGGGTCGACGATCACCGCGCAGGTGCCGCCGGCCGGTCCGGACGGCCCGCCGTACGTGAACACCATCGCGGACGCCTTCGGCAACTACGGCGCGACCCCGACCGACGGCGTCTACGCGATCAAGGTGGAGTGCGCGTCGGCCGACCCGGCCTACACCGACACGCCGACCTTCAGCACCCTGATCGAGATCACCGGCGACGCCTGGGCGGTCAAGAACGCCGCCCCGGCGACGAACACCTCGATCAGCGTGGCGGCCTGCCCGGCCGGCCACACCACCGTCAGCAAGAGCTTCACGCTGACGGCCACGGTGCAGCCGAGCAGCGCGGCGGGCAGCGTCCAGTTCCTGCGCAACGGCGACACCCCCATCGACACCCAGCCGTTGACGGGCGGCTCCGCCACGACGACCGTCCCGGGGATCAGCACCGCCTCGATCCAGAACTACAAGGCGGTCTTCACCCCCGACGACCCCGCCGCGTTCACCGCCAGCTCCTCGTCGACGACGACCTACGCCATCCTCGACGAGCCGCAGCTGACCGCGCTCGACGACACCGGCAACACCCTGGACGAGTCCCCGACGCTCACCGCCGGGCAGAAGGTCGAGCTGACGGCGGAGGGCTTTCTGCCGTCGGCCACGTCCGCCGCGGGCGAACCGGTCACCGTCACCCTCGACGGCGCCGCCGGCAGCCTGCCCAAGGGCGCCCCCGACGCCCAGGGCACTGTGAGCAACTACGAGTTCACCGTGCCCTCGTCGCTGACCGACGGCGCCCACGCGCTGAAGCTGCACGGCGACACCAGCGCCGTCGACCAGACGTTCGCGTTCAGCGTCGGCTCGGGCGGCGACGGTTCCACCGCCGGCGACAGCTCGGGCGCCACCGCCGGCGACAGCTCCGGGTCCACCGCGGGTTCCACCGCGGGCGACACCGGCGGTGCCGCGTCCGGTGCCACGGCCGGTTCCACGTCCGGTGCCGCGTCCGGCTCTGGCGCCGGAGACGGTTCGAGCGCCTCCGGCGGCTCCGGGTCCACCGGGGGCGGCGCCTCCGGCGGCACCGGCGACCTGTCCTCGGGCGGCGCCTCCGGCGGAAGCTCCAGCGGCGGCGGCTCGGGCACGCTCGCGGCGACCGGCGCCGGGGGCGTCGCCTCGCTCGGCTTCCTCGCCCTCCTCCTGCTGGCCGGCGGCGGCTACGCCGTCCACCGGGTGCGCAGGAACGGCAAGCTGCTGAGCTTCGGCCCGACCCCGCGCGACTGACCGCGCGACGGACCACGCGACGGACCGCGCGCACCCGTCGGCTCGCGGCGGGCGGGGCGTGCCGCACCCGGCAGCCCGCCCCGCCCAGCCGCATCGAGCCCGCATCGACCCCGCATCGAGCTCGCCCCGACCCCGCACCGAAGGAGCGCACCCGTGGCCGTCCTGTCACCGACCCACGAGACGGCCGAGCCGCCGCCGCGCAGTCCCCGCGGGCCCGAGCCGCCGGCGCCCGCGCGACCGGGCCCCGACCTGCGGTTCGTCGTCCCCGGCGCGGCGCTGACCGTGCTGGCCGCGCTGCTGCTCGGCTTCGTGGTGAACCTGACCGTGCTCGGCCACATCGAGCACGCCCGCGCCCAGCAGAGCGGCTACGGCCGGCTGCGCGCCGAACTCGCGCTCGGCACCGCGCCGGTGGGCCGCTACGACGACCACGGCAGGCAGGTGGCCGGCGGCGCCCCGGTGGCCGTCCTGCACATCAAGGCGATCGGCCTGCGCGAGGTGGTCTTCCAGGGCACCACCTCCGGGGTGCTCATGGCGGGGCCCGGCCACCGCAGGGACACCCCGATGCCCGGCCAGCCCGGCACCAGCATCATCATGGGCCGCCAGTGGGGCTACGGCAGCCCCTTCAACCACCTCGACGAGCTGCGCGCCGGCGACCCCATCACGGTCACCACCGGCCAGGGACAGCAGCGGTACCAGGTGACCGGCATCCGCCGGGCCGGCGACCCGGCGCCCGCGCCGCCCGGCGGCGGGCAGGGCAGGCTCGTCCTCATGACCGCCACCGGCGGCCTCTACACCCCGCGCGCGATGCTGCGGGTCGACGCCCAGCTGGTCAGCCCGGCCCAGCCGGCGCCCCGCCGGCGGCGGACTCACCCCGGCCGAACAGCCGCTGGCCGGCGACGAGTCGGCGTGGCTGCCGGTCATGCTCTGGCTCCAGGGCCTGCTGCTGGTCACGGTGGTGATCACCTGGTCGTTCCGCCGCTGGGGCCGCTGGCAGACCTGGATCTGCGGCCTGCCGGTGCTGACCGCGGTCGTCGTCGGGCTGTCCGGCTCCGCCGCCCGCCTGCTGCCCAACCTGCTCTGACCGCCCCCGTCACCGGGCCCGGCGCCGCCGCCCGGCCCGGTGACCGAGCGACGTCTCACCGCCCGACGACAAGGACTTTCGATGTCAGCAACCGACGAGACCGTACAGCTGCCGCCCGTGCCCGCCGGGGGACCGGAGGGACCGGCGGCACGCCCCGCCACCCTGGACGCCCGCGAGGTGTCCGCCTGGTTCGGCGACCGCAAGGTCCTCGACCGGGTCTCGCTGACCATGCCGGCGAAGGTCGTCACCGCGCTCATCGGCCCCTCGGGCTGCGGCAAGTCGACCTTCCTGCGCATCCTGAACCGGATGCACGAGCTGGTCGGCTCCGCGTCCCTGGCCGGCGAGGTGCTGCTGGACGGCGAGGACATCTACGACCGCGGCCGCCGCATCACCCACGCCCGCCGCGAGATCGGCATGGTCTTCCAGAAGCCCAACCCGTTCCCCGCGATGTCCATCTACGACAACGTGCTGGCCGGCCTGAAGATGAACGGCGTCAAGGCGAGCCGGGAGGAGCGCGACGACCTGGTGGAGGAGTGCCTGGCCAAGGCGGGGCTGTGGAAGGAGGTGCGGGACCGGCTGCGGCAGCCGGGCGGCGCGCTCTCCGGCGGTCAGCAGCAGCGGCTGTGCATCGCCCGGTCCCTGGCGGTGCGGCCGAAGGTGCTGCTGATGGACGAGCCCTGCTCGGCGCTGGACCCGACCTCGACGCGGCGGATCGAGCAGACGATCGGCGAGCTGAGCCAGGACGTGACGATCGTGATCGTCACCCACAACATGCAGCAGGCGGCCCGTGTCTCCGACCAGTGCGCGTTCTTCCTCGCCGAGCAGGGGACGCCGGGCGTGATCGTCGAACACGGGCCCACCGCGACGATGTTCGACCACCCGCAGGACCCCCGTACCTCGGACTACGTCAACGGCCGCTTCGGCTGAGCGGGGCGGCCCGGCGGCTCCGGGCGGCCCGGCGGCTTCGGGCTGCGGCACGCCCCGGGGCTCAGAGTCCGGCCGCCTCGGCGAGGTCGGCCTTCAGGGCGGACAGGACGCCGGTCGCCGTCTCGCGGGCCGCCGGGAGGCCGGCGGCGGGGGAGACGACGACCTCCAGGTAGCACTTGAGCTTGGGCTCGGTCCCGGAGGGGCGGACCACGACGCGGGCCGACTCGACGTCCTGGCCGGCCAGGCGGTAGCGCAGGCCGTCGGTGGGCGGCAGGCCGCCCACGCCCTCGCGCAGGTCCTCCGCGGAGGTGACGTCGAGGCCGGCCAGCCGGGCCGGGGGCCGCGCCCGCAGCCGGGCCATCGCCGCGCCGATCAGCTCCAGGTCCGCGACCCGCACCGAGAGCTGGTCGGTGGCGTGCAGGCCGTGGGCGAGCGCCAGGTCGTCCAGCAGGTCGGCGAGCCCGCGGCCCTCCGCCTTCAGCGCCGCGGTCAGCTCGGCGACCAGCAGCGCCGCCGTCACGCCGTCCTTGTCCCGGACGCCGTCCGGGTCCACGCAGTAGCCGAGCGCCTCCTCGTAGCCGTAGCGCAGGCCCGGCACCCGGGCGATCCACTTGAAGCCGGTCAGCGTGTCCTCGTGGCGGAGCCCGGCTGCCGCGGCGATGCGCGAGAGCAGCGAGGACGACACGATGCTCGCGGCGAACACGTCCCGGCCCGGCTCGGCCGCCCCGGTGCGCACCAGGTGTGCGGCGAGCAGCGCGCCCAGCTCGTCGCCGCGCAGCATCCGCCAGCCGGCCTCGGCGGCCGGGTCGGGCACGGCGGCGGCGCAGCGGTCGGCGTCCGGGTCGTTGGCGATCACCACGTCCGGCGCGGGGGAGCCGTCCGCGGCCGCGCGGGCCGCCGCCTCCCGCGCGGTGGCGAACGCCAGGTCCATCGCGCCGGGCTCCTCGGGGTTGGGGAACGCCACCGTCGGGAAGTCCGGGTCGGGCGCGGCCTGCCGCTCCACCCGCAGCGGCGCGGCGAACCCGGCCCGCGCGAAGGCCGCGTCCAGCGTCTCCATGCCCACGCCGTGCATCGGCGTGTAGACGACGGACAGCTCCCGGGGGCCGCCCGGGCGCACCACGGCCGCGGCCCGGTCGAGGTACGCCTCCAGGACGTCGTCGCCGAGCACCCGCCAGGCGCCGTCCGCCGCGCGCGGCACCTCGTCCAGCGGCCCGACGGCCGCGATCCGCGCGGCGATCTCGGCGTCGGCGGGCGGCACGATCTGCGAGCCGTCGCCGAGGTAGACCTTGTAGCCGTTGTCCTGCGGCGGGTTGTGGCTCGCGGTGACCATCACACCGGCCGCGGCCCCCAGGCGCCGGATCGCGTACGCGAGCACCGGCGTCGGCAGCGGACGCGGCAGCAGCGCCGCCGTCAGGCCCGCGCCCGTGACCACCGCGGCGGTGTCCCGCGCGAAGTCGTACGACATGTGCCGCGCGTCGTAGCCGATCACCACCAGGCCGCCGCCGCGGGACCCGAGGTACGCGGCCAGGCCGGCCGCGGCGCGGATCACCACCGCGCGGTTCATCCGCATCGGGCCGCCGCCGAGCGCGCCGCGCAGGCCGGCGGTGCCGAACTGGAGCGTGCCGGCGAAGCGTTCGGCCAGCTCGGCGTCCGCGCCGGCCGCGACGAGGGCCTCCAGCTCCGCGCGGGTCCGCGGGTCGGGGTCCTCCGCGATCCAGGCGGTCACCCGGCGCAGCAGCTCGTCGTCCATCGGTCAACCTCCGGTGGTGGTAGGGGGTGTCCGGCCGGTCCGCCCGCTGTCCGTCTCCCGCCCGGCGTCCGGCGTCCGGTTCCCGTCCGGCGTCCGGCGTCCGGTTCCCGTCCGGCGTCCGGCGTCCGTCTCCTGCCCGGCGTCCGGCTCGCGTCCCGGCGGCCGGCTCCCGGCTCCTGTCCGGTGTACGGCGGCGCGCGGCCGGCCGCGGGACCTCAGAGGCGGTCGAGCACCTGGCCGAGCAGCGCGCCCATCCGCGTCGCCGACTCGCGGCCGGCTTCGAGGACTTCCTCGTGGTTGAGCGGCGCGCCGGTCATGCCGGCGGCGAGGTTGGTGACCAGCGAGACGCCGAGCACCTCCGCGCCGGCCTCGCGCGCGGCGATCGCCTCCAGCGCGGTGGACATGCCGACCAGGTCGCCGCCTATCGCGCGGACCATCCCGATCTCGGCCGGCGTCTCGTAGTGCGGGCCGGGCAGCTGGACGTAGACGCCCTCCTCCAGGGAGGGGTCGACCTCCTTGCACAGCGCGCGCAGCCGCGGCGAGTACAGGTCGGTGAGGTCGACGAAGCGGGCGCCGGAGATCGGCGAGGTCGCGGTCATGTTGATGTGGTCGCTGATCAGCACCGGCTGGCCGGGGCGGAAGCCGGGGCGCAGGCCGCCGCAGCCGTTGGTGAGCACCACCGTCTTGCACCCCGCGGCCACCGCGGTGCGCACGCCGTGCACGACGGCGGCCACGCCGCGGTCCTCGTACAGGTGGGTGCGGCCG from Actinacidiphila sp. DG2A-62 includes:
- the pstB gene encoding phosphate ABC transporter ATP-binding protein PstB, which encodes MSATDETVQLPPVPAGGPEGPAARPATLDAREVSAWFGDRKVLDRVSLTMPAKVVTALIGPSGCGKSTFLRILNRMHELVGSASLAGEVLLDGEDIYDRGRRITHARREIGMVFQKPNPFPAMSIYDNVLAGLKMNGVKASREERDDLVEECLAKAGLWKEVRDRLRQPGGALSGGQQQRLCIARSLAVRPKVLLMDEPCSALDPTSTRRIEQTIGELSQDVTIVIVTHNMQQAARVSDQCAFFLAEQGTPGVIVEHGPTATMFDHPQDPRTSDYVNGRFG
- a CDS encoding phospho-sugar mutase → MDDELLRRVTAWIAEDPDPRTRAELEALVAAGADAELAERFAGTLQFGTAGLRGALGGGPMRMNRAVVIRAAAGLAAYLGSRGGGLVVIGYDARHMSYDFARDTAAVVTGAGLTAALLPRPLPTPVLAYAIRRLGAAAGVMVTASHNPPQDNGYKVYLGDGSQIVPPADAEIAARIAAVGPLDEVPRAADGAWRVLGDDVLEAYLDRAAAVVRPGGPRELSVVYTPMHGVGMETLDAAFARAGFAAPLRVERQAAPDPDFPTVAFPNPEEPGAMDLAFATAREAAARAAADGSPAPDVVIANDPDADRCAAAVPDPAAEAGWRMLRGDELGALLAAHLVRTGAAEPGRDVFAASIVSSSLLSRIAAAAGLRHEDTLTGFKWIARVPGLRYGYEEALGYCVDPDGVRDKDGVTAALLVAELTAALKAEGRGLADLLDDLALAHGLHATDQLSVRVADLELIGAAMARLRARPPARLAGLDVTSAEDLREGVGGLPPTDGLRYRLAGQDVESARVVVRPSGTEPKLKCYLEVVVSPAAGLPAARETATGVLSALKADLAEAAGL
- a CDS encoding purine-nucleoside phosphorylase, yielding MNASANPDPYAAADAAAARLRELTGAGTHDVALVLGSGWVPAADGLGAPDHEFPVTDLPGFPPPGVAGHAGRVRSVTVGGVRALVYLGRTHLYEDRGVAAVVHGVRTAVAAGCKTVVLTNGCGGLRPGFRPGQPVLISDHINMTATSPISGARFVDLTDLYSPRLRALCKEVDPSLEEGVYVQLPGPHYETPAEIGMVRAIGGDLVGMSTALEAIAAREAGAEVLGVSLVTNLAAGMTGAPLNHEEVLEAGRESATRMGALLGQVLDRL